A region of Mustelus asterias unplaced genomic scaffold, sMusAst1.hap1.1 HAP1_SCAFFOLD_100, whole genome shotgun sequence DNA encodes the following proteins:
- the LOC144484332 gene encoding uncharacterized protein LOC144484332 translates to MEKTWKCGDCGKGYRALSLLEAHRRNHTGERPFTCSQCGEGFTQSFSLQSHQRVHTGERPFTCSQCGKGFTRSSSLQRHQRVHTGERPFTCSQCGEGFTQSSHLQRHQRVHTGERPFTCSQCGKGFTQSSHLWIHQRVHTGERPFTCSHCGKGFTHSSHLRRHQRVHTGEKPFTCSQCGKGFTRSFNLLTHQRVHTGERPFTCSHCGKGFSHSSHLRRHQRVHTGEKPFTCSHCGKGFTQSSQLQIHQRVHTGERPFTCSQCGDGFTQSSQLQMHQRVHTGERPFTCSQCGKGFTQSSSLLTHQRVHTGERPFTCSRCGKGFTRLSQLRTHQRVHTGERPFTCLQCGKGFTQSSSLLRHQRVHTGERPFTCSQCWKGFTRLSSLQIHQRVHTGERPFTCSQCGKGFRVSSQLLRHQRVHE, encoded by the coding sequence atggagaaaacatggaaatgtggggactgtgggaagggatacagagccctatctctgctggaagctcatcggcgcaaccacactggggagagaccattcacctgctctcagtgtggggagggattcactcagtcattcagcctgcagtcacaccagcgagttcacactggggagagaccgttcacctgctctcagtgtgggaagggattcactcggtcatccagcctgcagagacaccagcgagttcacactggagagaggccgttcacctgctctcaatgtggggagggattcactcagtcatcccaccttcagagacaccagcgagttcacactggggagaggccattcacctgctctcagtgtgggaagggattcactcagtcatcccacctgtggatacaccagcgagttcacactggagagaggccattcacctgctctcactgtgggaagggtttcactcactcatcccacctgcggagacaccagcgagttcacactggggagaagccattcacctgctctcagtgtgggaagggattcactcggtcattcaacctgctgacacaccagcgagttcacactggggagagaccattcacctgctctcactgtgggaagggtttcagtcactcatcccacctgcggagacaccagcgagttcacactggggagaagccattcacctgctctcactgtgggaagggattcactcagtcatcccaactgcagatacatcagcgagttcacactggggagaggccattcacctgctctcaatgtggggatggattcactcagtcatcccagctgcagatgcaccagcgggttcacactggggagaggccattcacctgctctcaatgtgggaagggattcactcagtcatccagcctgctgactcaccagcgagttcacactggggagagaccgttcacttgctctcgatgtgggaagggattcactcgattatcccagctgcggacacaccagcgagtccatactggggagaggccattcacctgccttcagtgtgggaagggattcactcagtcatccagcctgttgagacaccagcgagttcacactggggagaggccattcacctgctctcaatgttggaagggatttactcgattatccagcctgcagatacaccagcgagttcacactggggagagaccattcacctgctctcagtgtgggaagggattcagagtttcatcccagctgctgagacaccaacgagttcacgagtga